The Methanoculleus taiwanensis nucleotide sequence CGTCGGTGCGGTCGTCTCGTCGGCGATCTTTTCCGAGATGTTCGGCATGTCCAGGCTCTCCAGTCTCGCACGTAGCCGATCCCGGAGTTCCTCCTTGAGGGTCGACGGCATCCAGACGACCCGTTCGATGCCGTTCTCTGCCTGGAGGAACCGGTCGCTGACGATATAGTTCCTGGATACTCCGACGAATCCCGGGGTCTGCGCCCCGCCCCCGATGGTGCCGGCAAGGGTGGAGAAGGTCATCCCGAGCGGGGTCTCACCACCGAAGTCACGGTTGACGATCAGGATGCCGCTCACCTCCGGGACGATGGCGGCGATGCACTCAAAGCATCCGCAGGCGGTCATCGGGTTCTCCAGCATGCTGTACAGGGAAACCCGGTCAGTCTCGCCGTGGGATGCCTTCTTCACGAACCGGTTCACGCCTGCAAACTCTCCGAGCACCGGATCGATCACATCGCCTTTCCGGACGGGCTGGTTTGCCCCGGCCGGGGTGATCTCGTATGCGATGCGGGCATCAAGCCAGGTGATGGCGCCGCAGAGTGCGGGGCGCTCGGGAGTGATGATGCAGACGTGGTTTGGGGCGAACGTCTGGCAGAGTGTGCAGGAGTAGAAGGTCTCCGTGTCTTCGTCCTTCATGCCGGCGATACGCTCATCCCGTTCGGCATAGAGTGTACGCGCCTCCGGGAGCATCTCCCTGACCTTTTGGCCGTCGGTGACCAGCGTCACCTGCACTGCATCGATATGGTCGGGAAACTCCATCCTGAACTTGTGGGCGAGCAGCGTTCCGAGATCGCCGATCGTCACCCCTTTGGCGACCGCATCCTTCGAGATACGGACCCAGATCATGTCCCGCTGCGCGACATGCCAGGACCCCTCGCCGTAGTTGATGAACGTGTGGATTCTCCGCTCCAGTACCGGTTCAAAGTCCTTCTTCATCCTCTGCCCTGCGACATCCACGAGGACGGCAAGGGGGAGAGCGGTGCCCGGGGCGACCGAGTCCACGTCCGGGCCGACGACGCTGACCGCACCGTCACGGAACTCTTCTTGCGGGCGCATCCGGAGGAGTTCGAATGCCGGTGTCCGTCCCCCGCCGAACTCCACGTACATCTCTTCCTTGCGGATGCTCTTCCCCTCAAAGGCGGGAGAACAGGCCATGGGGATAGGTATCGCAGTGACGGCGACCCTGATCCCTCGCATCTCCATTCCCGTCCTGACCGTATCGGCGGGAGCGGTGCGGATCCAGGTCCCTCCTTCGTAGCCGCCCGTCGTGAGGATCGGAATCCCGAGAACCTGCAGTGCCTCGACGAATGCGATCTCCTCCTCCGTGAGACCGGGGAAGGCAACGACGAATGCCTTTGCCCGTTCCGCAGCGTAGACCAGCAGGCGGTCGAGATCGCCGGGTTGGACTCCGCCGAACATCATCGCGACACGGGCGATGATATCGGCAAAGTGGATCCCATCCGCCCCGTCGGGGCCGAGCGGCACCAGGCGGTAATCGAGCCCCACGTGGACGCCGGCCTCACCCAGGGCCGATACGACCCCGCCCGCGAGGAACGTGAGCATGTACTTCTCCTGCAGCTCCCTGCAGATGGCGGCCGCCGCTTCACCGCTCTCAGGCGTCCCCACGAGCAGACCGATGCCGACGACACTCCCGTCGACCAGCGAGTAGCCGAGCTTCCGCAGTATGGCATCGCCGATAAATCCCGTGTATGGCTCCTTCTTGCCGCCTTCCGAGGCGCTCCGTGCCGCCATCAGGCACTCGGATGCGACGAGCGGATTCATTCCCGACCGCTCGTATGCATCCCGGGCATCATCTGCGGTCTGCACGGCTATGCCGGTGACGGCATACGTGACGGGGAGGGCGTATGCGGTCCCTTCGTATGAGAACTGCCCTTCCAGCCGTTGCATGGCCCCATCGAGGCTGGCATTTCCGTGCTGCACCGCCGCATCGATACTGTTCATATCGGTACCTTCTGTATGGTGAGATCGGAGCGCAAGGGTATAAATAGTCGCTCGCACGTCACCGGTCGGATCGGTTCTGCCGCGGCACCGCCTCCAGGGCGGTTGACGATGAGGAAAATCCGGCCTCGCGAGGACTCCTACGGCATCTCGCTCTGCTCCGCAGGGCAGAAGTTGCAGAGCGAGTGAGGCACGTCTTTCTCCCGGTCGCGCACGGGGCAGAGGAATCTGCCGCTCCTCTCTTCCACGGCAAACCCGCCGGGAAACGGCATCCCGACCGGGTGGCCGGGGCGGTTGAGGACGAACATCTCGAATGCGGCGACGAGGTAGTAGAAGAAGCGGTGGCGGGGGCCGTAGTTGTCCGCCCCGGTATCGTCCCAGCAAAAGCACCCTTCCGGCACCATGGCGAAGTAGGCGGCGGCAGCCTCCCGGTCGGCGATCGGCTCCGCCATAGCAGTGAAGCGCCCGCTCCGGTGCATCGAGATGAGACGGTGGTACGCGCCGAGGATCTGCTCGGTGAAGTACGGGCGCACCGCCTCGCGGTAGGGTGAAGGAAGGCTCGCGACCTCCCGGTAGAGCCGTCCGCCGATCACCTGGAGATCGGCGAGCGTGTAGCGTTCCGCCTCGCGGGCGAGCAAGGTGCCGAGCTCGGCCTTTGTCCGTGCGGATGCAAGTAGGGCGCAGACTCCCTCGATATGCAGGCGTTCTGAATCCGCAGCGTGTCTGCTGTTGTGCATGCGCCTGATCTTCTGGGTACGCCGGGGGGGATGAAAAATCTCACTACCCCGAGCTTCTCATATCCATCGTTTTCGCCAGAACCAGATCAGCATCGCGATTGCGACGGTCGCCATCCCGACGAGCGCTGCCGGGTACGCCCACGGGTGGTCGAGCTCCGGCATATGCCGGAAGTTCATCCCGTAGACCCCGGCGATGAAGGTGAGCGGGATGAAGATCGTCGCGATGACGGTCAGGACCTTCATCACCTCGCTCATCCGCCTGCTCTGCTCGGAGAGGTAGAGGTCGAGGACGCCTGCCACCGTATCCCGGTAGGTCTCGACCGTCTCCGCCACCTGGAAGGTGTGGTCGTAGACGTCCCGGAGGTACACCCGCATCGCTTTTTGGATCAGGGGCGACTCCCCGCGCTCAAGGGCGCCCACCACCTCCCGGAGCGGCCAGACCGAGCGCCGGAGTTCGATCAGCTCCCGCTTTGCGGCATAGATCGCCTGAAGGGTTTCTGCGTCTGCGGATGCGAGCACCTCCTCTTCGATCCCCTCGATAGCATCCCCGAACTCCTCGAGCACCAGGAAGTAGCCGTCGACCACGGCGTCGAGCAGCGTGTAGGTGAGGTAGTCCGCCCCCTCTTTCCGGATACGGCCTTTGCCGAGCCTGAGCCGCTCCCGGATCGGATCGAAGACGTCTCCTGCCCGCTCCTGGAATGAGATGACGAACGAAGGCCCGAGGATCAGGCTGACCTGCTCGCTCCGGACGGCACCCTCTTCATAGCGGAGCATCCTCGTGACGATGTAGAGGTAGTCGTCATACTCCTCGAGCTTCGGCCGCTGCCGCGTGTTGACGATATCCTCCTCGGTCAGCGGGTGCAGGCCGGCCCGATCCCCGACCGCCTTGACAAGCCCAGTCTCGTGGAGGCCGTTCACGTTGATCCAGGTCGTATACCGGCCGTCCGGCAGGTCAGGGAGGCTCTCAGGGGCGACGGCGCATCGCTCGTCGTAGTGCTGCTCGTCGTAGGTGATCACCGATATCGTGACGGGTTCATCCCGCCGCTCGCCGATATGGACGAGCGTTCCCGGCGGGAGCCCCTGCTTCAGTGAGCTCCGGGACGGATCGGGCGTCACGATGCTCCCTCGAAAGGTCCTCCCTCGTAGACGATGATATTCTCGGTGGCGATCGCGATGTAGCCGGACTCTTCGACCGCCTCCAGGAGTTTCCGGGAGAGCTCGTCCTTCAGGATCCTCCGCGTCCGCACCTCGGTCACGTACCTGATATCGAAGGTGATCCAGTTGTCGGTGAGCGTCAGGTAGATCGAAGGTTCGACGACCTTCTTCGGGAAGTAGTACTTCTCGCCGATCCGGGCGATCTCCCGTTCCGCCTGGAGGGTGATCTCTTCAGTCTCCTTCGTGACGATCGCAAGGAAGAGTTCGGTTGCCCGTCGCCAGTCCGTGTCGTAGGTGATGGGGATCGAGATCTCGTCCCAGATGAAGGAGTGGTCTTTGGTGAAGTTGAAGCTCTTGGAGCTGAGGATGGCGCCGTTCGGCACCGTCGTGATACGGCCCGTCGGCTGGTCGCCCTGTACTCCCCGTTCGTGGATCTCAAGAAGCGTGGTATTCAGGATCCCGATATCGATAACGTCTCCCATCGTCTCCTCAAGCTCGATCCGGTCGCCGACGGTGTAGATCCGGGAGACGAAGATAAGGATGCCGCCGACGAAATTCTTGAAGAGGTCCTGGAGGGCGATGGCGATGCCGGCGCCGATGATGCCGTAGGCGACGAAGATGTAGTTTGTGTCGATCCAGATCCGGACGGTGACGGCGATGATGATGATATAGTAGAGCACCGAGACGGTGCGTTTGAACGAGTAGCGTGTCTTCTTTTCCCGGATTTGCCGGAGCGCTATCCACCGGATGACGGTAAAGATGAGGTAGATGATCGTCACGGCGAGGAACGTGAGGTAGAGCTTCTCAAGGGAGATGTCGGGGAAGATCTGATCCGCGAGCCAGAACGATACCGTGATGCCCGCGAGGAGCGCGAGGCTGATCAGCACCCGGACGGTATCCCGGAAAAACTCGTTACGTTGCTTCCTGGCATCGTCGTCCATCTCTCATGCCTCTCCGTCACACAATCTCTTTCGCCCGGGCGGCGATGCGCCCTATCCAGAGTGTTGCGATGACGGCGATGACCGTCACGACAATCGCGTAGACGAACATTGCCGGGATGGTGGTCTGCGGCCCGAAGTACTCCCTGAACAGCGCCTGGATAGCCGAGTTCCATGCGAGTGCGGCAACCAGCCCGAAGGCGGCGGTGATGAGCGCGGCCATTTTATCGATAACGTCCGTGGT carries:
- the acsB gene encoding acetyl-CoA decarbonylase/synthase complex subunit alpha/beta; the encoded protein is MNSIDAAVQHGNASLDGAMQRLEGQFSYEGTAYALPVTYAVTGIAVQTADDARDAYERSGMNPLVASECLMAARSASEGGKKEPYTGFIGDAILRKLGYSLVDGSVVGIGLLVGTPESGEAAAAICRELQEKYMLTFLAGGVVSALGEAGVHVGLDYRLVPLGPDGADGIHFADIIARVAMMFGGVQPGDLDRLLVYAAERAKAFVVAFPGLTEEEIAFVEALQVLGIPILTTGGYEGGTWIRTAPADTVRTGMEMRGIRVAVTAIPIPMACSPAFEGKSIRKEEMYVEFGGGRTPAFELLRMRPQEEFRDGAVSVVGPDVDSVAPGTALPLAVLVDVAGQRMKKDFEPVLERRIHTFINYGEGSWHVAQRDMIWVRISKDAVAKGVTIGDLGTLLAHKFRMEFPDHIDAVQVTLVTDGQKVREMLPEARTLYAERDERIAGMKDEDTETFYSCTLCQTFAPNHVCIITPERPALCGAITWLDARIAYEITPAGANQPVRKGDVIDPVLGEFAGVNRFVKKASHGETDRVSLYSMLENPMTACGCFECIAAIVPEVSGILIVNRDFGGETPLGMTFSTLAGTIGGGAQTPGFVGVSRNYIVSDRFLQAENGIERVVWMPSTLKEELRDRLRARLESLDMPNISEKIADETTAPTLDDLIAFLERVDHPVLKMKPLI
- a CDS encoding DUF2115 domain-containing protein — translated: MHNSRHAADSERLHIEGVCALLASARTKAELGTLLAREAERYTLADLQVIGGRLYREVASLPSPYREAVRPYFTEQILGAYHRLISMHRSGRFTAMAEPIADREAAAAYFAMVPEGCFCWDDTGADNYGPRHRFFYYLVAAFEMFVLNRPGHPVGMPFPGGFAVEERSGRFLCPVRDREKDVPHSLCNFCPAEQSEMP
- the corA gene encoding magnesium/cobalt transporter CorA, translating into MTPDPSRSSLKQGLPPGTLVHIGERRDEPVTISVITYDEQHYDERCAVAPESLPDLPDGRYTTWINVNGLHETGLVKAVGDRAGLHPLTEEDIVNTRQRPKLEEYDDYLYIVTRMLRYEEGAVRSEQVSLILGPSFVISFQERAGDVFDPIRERLRLGKGRIRKEGADYLTYTLLDAVVDGYFLVLEEFGDAIEGIEEEVLASADAETLQAIYAAKRELIELRRSVWPLREVVGALERGESPLIQKAMRVYLRDVYDHTFQVAETVETYRDTVAGVLDLYLSEQSRRMSEVMKVLTVIATIFIPLTFIAGVYGMNFRHMPELDHPWAYPAALVGMATVAIAMLIWFWRKRWI
- a CDS encoding mechanosensitive ion channel family protein; the protein is MDDDARKQRNEFFRDTVRVLISLALLAGITVSFWLADQIFPDISLEKLYLTFLAVTIIYLIFTVIRWIALRQIREKKTRYSFKRTVSVLYYIIIIAVTVRIWIDTNYIFVAYGIIGAGIAIALQDLFKNFVGGILIFVSRIYTVGDRIELEETMGDVIDIGILNTTLLEIHERGVQGDQPTGRITTVPNGAILSSKSFNFTKDHSFIWDEISIPITYDTDWRRATELFLAIVTKETEEITLQAEREIARIGEKYYFPKKVVEPSIYLTLTDNWITFDIRYVTEVRTRRILKDELSRKLLEAVEESGYIAIATENIIVYEGGPFEGAS
- a CDS encoding DUF5654 family protein; its protein translation is MLPTTDVIDKMAALITAAFGLVAALAWNSAIQALFREYFGPQTTIPAMFVYAIVVTVIAVIATLWIGRIAARAKEIV